Below is a window of Deltaproteobacteria bacterium HGW-Deltaproteobacteria-6 DNA.
CATGAATTGCATAAGCGTGTGCGTATCCAGCGGCACGTCTTCTCCCACCCGGCAATTTTTTACGACAAGATCCAGTGCAACGCCGTCCACCATTTTAGTCGGCACCCTGTACACGGCACTGGTGCCTTTCAGCCTTTGGCGTTTGTTCGAAAACCAGGGGTCCTGGTACCAGTTGGAAGGTTCTAAAAGTCCGGCCACGGGAAGGCCGAATTGTGTAAGATAAATATCTCCGCCGTTGCCGGTTTTTCGGTGAACATAGACCACTCCCAGTACGGTGACCAGTGTTTCGAAAGCGGCATGACTTATTGATGGCGGCAGTGGCGATGTGGTGGAAGGCATTCGATTCAGATACCTCGATATCTCAGTTACAAAATGCAAAGTTGAAACCGGGAAGAATAATACAACGTCTTGAAAACAATGCAAGAATAAAAATAGTTTATGACGAGCGGGCGACCCTGAAAGATTGCCTGCATCCCTGGCCGCATCCGGCACCTTACCTTAATGCCCTTGATCTGAACGGCTTCGCACCGGAAGTATGTCCGGTCATTGAAGCCATGCCGCGTGGGTGTTGAGGCAAAATCAGTTTGGGGTTTTTTTGCCGTCAGGGCTTATTTCGGCGGGATTGTAGTCATCAGGATATTTACCGGTTATGCCGGCATAGAATGTTTGAATGATTTTCATATCGGCATTGATATCGCCTGAAGGCCAGACAACGGGTCCGATCCCGCCTGTCTTGTGCGCAAAGTCCAGGAACCCCAGGACAATCGGCACGCCTGCTCCATACGCGATGTGGTAGAATCCCGTCTTCCAGTATCTGACTTTTTTGCGGGTGCCCTCCGGAGGGATAATCATGACGAGGTGATCGTTTTCTTTAAAGGCCGCAATGGATTGCTCGACCATGTTATGGACTTTGGATCGGTCGATGGGGATGCCTCCCAGCCACCTCATGAGCGTTCCAAAGGGCCGTTTAAAAATGGTGTCTTTGCCCATCCAGTATACTTTTACCCTGAACGAGAAGGCCAGTGCCAAAGTTACCGGCATGTCCCAGTTGGATGTATGGGGCGCGGCAATCATGACATATCGCGGCATCTCAGGAAGCTGCCCGACACGGCGAAAACCGAGAATTTTAAGAAAAATCACCGATATCAGGTAAAGCAACGTCCCTAATACGGGCGTATCAAACAGCGTTTTGTTCATAGGTTTTTCCTTTGCTGCATCTTCTTAAAAAGTTACCCGGAAGAAAATGCACTTTCTGTATAGCATAAATCGAAGAAAGTAATAGAGCGCCACTTTGTTTTGGAGCAGACGGGACCAGGCGTCCTTCATTACGTTGTGCACCCATCAGGGTAGAGTGTTTAGTGAGCGCAGCAAAGATCAATGATCGTCAATGTTTTCCTGAATATAGAGACGGCCGTCATCCAGACCGTATGCCAGCAAGTGACCGTATCCTTCCTGGCGGTAGCAGCAACCATTGTCAATGTTGATTCTATTGGTCTGCATGCTGGCGATGATCTTTTCCAGTTTCAGGGGGGTATGGCCGCAAATAACCCGCTTTTTTCCCGAATAAGTCTTTCCGCGACCCCAAAGCATGGATTCCTCGCCCATTTCGCCGAACGGATCCGTAAGCGAAAAGTCAAATTCTCCATGGACAAGCAGGTAATCATCAAGCTCAGCATACAGGGGGAGGGTGCCGAGAAAATCCAGATAGGGGCGGGGGTCCGTCTGACCGAAACTGTTCAGCCCCGCCACAATGCCGTCTTCCATCCAATAATTGTAGTGGAAAAAACGTCGACGGTCCAGACCGGCACCGGCTGTTTTCAACCAGAGATCTTCATGGTTGCCGCGAAGGGCCACCATGCGGCAGCTAAGGTTCATCATCGTATCGAGGACGCCCTTGCTGTCGGGACCGCGATCGATATAATCTCCCAGCAAATAGAGTTGATCTGTTTCCCTGATCTGTATCTTATCGAGCAAGCCACGAAAGGTTTTGCAGCAACCGTGGATGTCGGCAATAGCGTAGCGCATCTTTAACATCATCCCCGAAATTCAAGGCGCTTCCATATCACATCTTGCAGCGTTTTGCATGTGAAACGACAATCGGTGAACCATCATGCCGGGGAAGGTCAGGTCAGTGAAAGAATTGGGTAGGGCCGTCTGATCGCGTTTTACAGGCTTGCGCAATGTTGTTTTGTAAATATTCAGGAACTCTCGGAGCCATCATGCGAAGGGCTGTTTACTTATTCAGATGAAGACATAGAAAAGATGGATTCCAGCCATTCAGACCGTGTCGCAATTCTGTGTTGTCATTACGCGACGCCTCTCAGGCGTTGTGGTAATCTCATGCATACAGCAACTGACGAGAACTCTGTTCAGTCCTCGAATATAAGGGCAAACACAAGATAGGAATTATAAAATGTGTGAAACTGAAATTCTCGCTTGGACGTTGTCATTTGGATACTTCCCTTACTGACATCTTCCTTAGACACTGAGAAAACCTGCTTCGCAAGAACATGGTTCTCTTGGAATATCTGATCCTTTTGGAAATACTGTGGTTTATACTTTTTTATCCATGATGGCGATGCAATTTGTGACTTTATCATTAAACATCGATTTCCATCTTCATCAACTCTACTAACTAATATTAGAAGATAACATACCTTCATTGATGTCAGAACATATTGGATGGCAGAAGAGTGT
It encodes the following:
- a CDS encoding serine/threonine protein phosphatase; amino-acid sequence: MMLKMRYAIADIHGCCKTFRGLLDKIQIRETDQLYLLGDYIDRGPDSKGVLDTMMNLSCRMVALRGNHEDLWLKTAGAGLDRRRFFHYNYWMEDGIVAGLNSFGQTDPRPYLDFLGTLPLYAELDDYLLVHGEFDFSLTDPFGEMGEESMLWGRGKTYSGKKRVICGHTPLKLEKIIASMQTNRINIDNGCCYRQEGYGHLLAYGLDDGRLYIQENIDDH
- a CDS encoding glycerol acyltransferase produces the protein MNKTLFDTPVLGTLLYLISVIFLKILGFRRVGQLPEMPRYVMIAAPHTSNWDMPVTLALAFSFRVKVYWMGKDTIFKRPFGTLMRWLGGIPIDRSKVHNMVEQSIAAFKENDHLVMIIPPEGTRKKVRYWKTGFYHIAYGAGVPIVLGFLDFAHKTGGIGPVVWPSGDINADMKIIQTFYAGITGKYPDDYNPAEISPDGKKTPN